A single genomic interval of Chrysemys picta bellii isolate R12L10 chromosome 8, ASM1138683v2, whole genome shotgun sequence harbors:
- the LOC135973136 gene encoding uncharacterized protein LOC135973136 — MESSQDRKRAPAWTEREVRDLLTIWGDEAVIAELRSSKRNGKVLEKISKAMKDRGHNRGTQQCRVKIKELRQAYHKTREANGRSGAEPQTCRYYAELHAILGGAATTTPTVCYDSLTGETHREDGSGNEEDDDGGTVGSSQQQGSGETGFPNSQDMFVTLDLEPVTPELTQDPQGTQETSATNVSPSQRLVNIRKRKRRTRDDMFTELQMSAHADRAQQNAWRQSMSEMRKAQYEREERWRAESRDEQSKWRAEDDRWRQLADRRQEAMLRLLEHQTDMLERMVELQERQQEQRLPLQPLCNQQHSSPSSIASSPRRPRTRWGGLRPPSHSTPDDRPSIRRLAFNKS, encoded by the exons atggagtcctcccaggatcgcaaaagagctccagcatggaccgaacgggaggtacgagatctgctcaccatatggggagatgaagcagtgatagctgaactccgtagcagtaaaagaaatggaaaagtattagaaaagatctccaaggccatgaaggaccgaggccataacagggggacacagcagtgccgcgtgaaaattaaggagctacggcaagcttaccacaaaaccagagaagcaaacggaaggtccggggcagagccgcaaacttgccgctactacgcggagctgcatgcgatcctagggggtgcagccaccactaccccaaccgtgtgctatgactctctcactggagaaacacacagggaagacggttcggggaacgaggaagatgacgatggaggtactgtaggtagctcacagcagcaaggaagcggagaaaccggtttccccaacagccaggatatgtttgtgaccctggacctggaaccagtaacccccgaactcacccaagaccctcagggcacacaggagacctctg ctacaaatgtttctccttcgcagaggctcgtgaacattagaaagagaaaacgtaggacgagggacgatatgttcacggagctgcagatgtccgcccacgctgatagagcacagcagaatgcgtggaggcagtcaatgtcggagatgagaaaagcccaatatgaacgagaggagaggtggcgggctgaatcgcgggatgaacagagcaagtggcgggctgaagacgataggtggcgtcagcttgcagacagacggcaagaggcaatgctccgtctgctggagcatcaaactgatatgctcgagcgtatggttgagttgcaggaaaggcagcaggagcagagactgccgctacagcccctgtgtaaccaacagcactcctccccaagttccatagcctcctcaccaagacgcccaagaacacggtgggggggcctccgtccacccagtcactccaccccagatgatcgcccaagcatcagaaggctggccttcaataagagttaa